From a single Sus scrofa isolate TJ Tabasco breed Duroc chromosome 13, Sscrofa11.1, whole genome shotgun sequence genomic region:
- the TLR9 gene encoding toll-like receptor 9 isoform X1 yields MAHQTGIHATEELKEFFAKARAGSVRLIKVVIEDEQLVLGASRELMGCWDQDYDRAVLPLLDAQQPCYLLYRLDTQNAQGFEWLFLAWSPDNSPVRLKMLYAATRATVKKEFGGGHIKDELFGTVKDDLSFAGYQKHLSSCAAPAPLTSAERELQQIRINEVKTEISVESKHQTLQGLAFPLQPQAQRALQQLRQKMINYIQLKLDLERETIELVHTEPTDVAQLPSRVPRDAARYHFFLYKHTHEGDPLESVVFIYSMPGYKCSIKERMLYSSCKSRLLDSVEQDFQLEIAKKGPRCTLHPLSLLVQVTALAAALAQGRLPAFLPCELQPHGLVNCNWLFLKSVPHFSAAAPRANVTSLSLLSNRIHHLHDSDFVHLSSLRTLNLKWNCPPAGLSPMHFPCHMTIEPNTFLAVPTLEELNLSYNSITTVPALPDSLVSLSLSRTNILVLDPTHLTGLHALRYLYMDGNCYYKNPCQGALEVVPGALLGLGNLTHLSLKYNNLTEVPRSLPPSLETLLLSYNHIVTLTPEDLANLTALRVLDVGGNCRRCDHARNPCRECPKDHPKLHSDTFSHLSRLEGLVLKDSSLYNLDTRWFRGLDRLQVLDLSENFLYDCITKTTAFQGLARLRSLNLSFNYHKKVSFAHLHLAPSFGHLRSLKELDMHGIFFRSLSETTLQPLVQLPMLQTLRLQMNFINQAQLSIFGAFPGLLYVDLSDNRISGAARPVAITREVDGRERVWLPSRNLAPRPLDTLRSEDFMPNCKAFSFTLDLSRNNLVTIQSEMFARLSRLECLRLSHNSISQAVNGSQFVPLTSLRVLDLSHNKLDLYHGRSFTELPRLEALDLSYNSQPFTMQGVGHNLSFVAQLPALRYLSLAHNDIHSRVSQQLCSASLCALDFSGNDLSRMWAEGDLYLRFFQGLRSLVWLDLSQNHLHTLLPRALDNLPKSLKHLHLRDNNLAFFNWSSLTLLPKLETLDLAGNQLKALSNGSLPSGTQLRRLDLSGNSIGFVNPGFFALAKQLEELNLSANALKTVEPSWFGSMVGNLKVLDVSANPLHCACGATFVGFLLEVQAAVPGLPSRVKCGSPGQLQGHSIFAQDLRLCLDETLSWNCFGISLLAMALGLVVPMLHHLCGWDLWYCFHLCLAWLPHRGQRRGADALFYDAFVVFDKAQSAVADWVYNELRVQLEERRGRRALRLCLEERDWLPGKTLFENLWASVYSSRKTLFVLAHTDRVSGLLRASFLLAQQRLLEDRKDVVVLVILRPDAYRSRYVRLRQRLCRQSVLLWPHQPRGQGSFWAQLGTALTRDNHHFYNRNFCRGPTTAE; encoded by the exons ATGGCGCACCAGACCGGCATCCACG CCACCGAAGAGCTGAAGGAGTTCTTTGCCAAGGCACGGGCTGGCTCTGTGCGGCTCATCAAAGTCGTCATTGAGGACG AGCAGCTCGTGCTGGGTGCCTCACGGGAACTGATGGGCTGCTGGGACCAGGACTATGACAGGGCCGTGCTGCCGCTGCTGgatgcccagcagccctgctaccTGCTCTACCGCCTGGACACGCAGAACGCGCAGGGCTTCGAATGGCTCTTCCTCGCCTGGTCACCTGATAATTCCCCT GTACGGTTGAAGATGCTGTATGCAGCCACACGGGCCACAGTGAAGAAGGAGTTTGGGGGCGGCCACATCAAGGATGAGCTCTTTGGGACTGTGAAG GATGACCTCTCCTTTGCTGGGTACCAGAAGCATCTGTCGTCCTGTGCAGCACCCGCCCCGCTGACCTCAGCCGAGAGAGAACTTCAGCAGATCCGTATTAACGAG GTGAAGACAGAGATCAGTGTGGAGAGCAAACACCAGACCCTACAGGGCCTGGCCTTCCCTCTGCAGCCTCAGGCCCAGCGGGCACTTCAGCAGCTCAGACAGAAGATGATCAACTACATCCAGCTG AAGCTGGACCTGGAGCGAGAGACCATTGAGCTGGTGCACACTGAGCCCACGGATGTGGCCCAGCTGCCGTCTCGAGTGCCCCGCGATGCTGCTCGCTACCACTTCTTCCTCTACAAGCACACCCATGAGGGTGACCCCTTGGAGTCTGTGG tgttCATCTACTCGATGCCGGGCTACAAGTGCAGCATCAAGGAGCGCATGCTCTACTCCAGCTGCAAGAGCCGCCTCCTCGACTCCGTGGAGCAGGACTTCCAGCTGGAGATCGCCAAGAAG GGCCCCCGCTGCACCCTGCACCCCCTTTCTCTCCTGGTGCAGGTGACAGCGCTGGCTGCGGCTCTGGCCCAGGGcaggctgcctgccttcctgccctGTGAGCTCCAGCCCCACGGCCTGGTGAACTGCAACTGGCTCTTCCTGAAGTCCGTGCCCCACTTCTCGGCGGCAGCGCCCCGGGCCAACGTCACCAGCCTCTCCTTACTCTCCAACCGCATCCACCACCTGCACGACTCCGACTTCGTCCACCTGTCCAGCCTACGAACTCTCAACCTCAAGTGGAACTGCCCGCCGGCTGGCCTCAGCCCCATGCACTTCCCCTGCCACATGACCATCGAGCCCAACACCTTCCTGGCCGTGCCCACCCTGGAGGAGCTGAACCTGAGCTACAACAGCATCACGACCGTGCCTGCCCTGCCCGACTCCCTCGTGTCCCTGTCGCTGAGCCGCACCAACATCCTGGTGCTAGACCCCACCCACCTCACTGGCCTACATGCCCTGCGCTACCTGTACATGGATGGCAACTGCTACTACAAGAACCCCTGCCAGGGGGCGCTGGAGGTGGTGCCGGGTGCCCTCCTCGGCCTGGGCAACCTCACACATCTCTCACTCAAGTACAACAATCTCACGGAGGTGCCCCGCAGCCTGCCCCCCAGCCTGGAGACCCTGCTGTTGTCCTACAACCACATTGTCACCCTGACGCCTGAGGACCTGGCCAATCTGACTGCCCTGCGCGTGCTTGATGTGGGGGGGAACTGCCGCCGCTGTGACCATGCCCGCAACCCCTGCAGGGAGTGCCCAAAGGACCACCCCAAGCTGCACTCTGACACCTTCAGCCACCTGAGCCGCCTCGAAGGCCTGGTGTTGAAAGACAGTTCTCTCTACAACCTGGACACCAGGTGGTTCCGAGGCCTGGACAGGCTCCAAGTGCTGGACCTGAGTGAGAACTTCCTCTACGACTGCATCACCAAGACCACGGCCTTCCAGGGCCTGGCCCGACTGCGCAGCCTCAACCTGTCCTTCAATTACCACAAGAAGGTGTCCTTTGCCCACCTGCACCTGGCACCCTCCTTTGGGCACCTCCGGTCCCTGAAGGAGCTGGACATGCATGGCATCTTCTTCCGCTCGCTCAGTGAGACCACGCTCCAACCTCTGGTCCAACTGCCTATGCTCCAGACCCTGCGCCTGCAGATGAACTTCATTAACCAGGCCCAGCTCAGCATCTTTGGGGCCTTCCCTGGCCTGCTGTACGTGGACCTATCGGACAACCGCATCAGCGGAGCTGCAAGGCCAGTGGCCATTACTAGGGAGGTGGATGGTAGGGAGAGGGTCTGGCTGCCTTCCAGGAACCTCGCTCCACGTCCACTGGACACTCTCCGCTCAGAGGACTTCATGCCAAACTGCAAGGCCTTCAGCTTCACCTTGGACCTGTCTCGGAACAACCTGGTGACAATCCAGTCGGAGATGTTTGCTCGCCTCTCACGCCTCGAGTGCCTGcgcctgagccacaacagcatcTCCCAGGCGGTCAATGGCTCTCAGTTTGTGCCGCTGACCAGCCTGCGGGTGCTGGACCTGTCCCACAACAAGCTGGACCTGTATCACGGGCGCTCGTTCACGGAGCTGCCGCGCCTGGAAGCACTGGACCTCAGCTACAATAGCCAGCCCTTTACCATGCAGGGTGTGGGCCACAACCTCAGCTTCGTGGCCCAGCTGCCCGCCCTGCGCTACCTCAGCCTGGCGCACAATGACATCCATAGCCGAGTGTCCCAGCAGCTCTGTAGCGCCTCACTGTGCGCCCTGGACTTTAGCGGCAACGATCTGAGCCGGATGTGGGCTGAGGGAGACCTCTATCTCCGCTTCTTCCAAGGCCTAAGAAGCCTAGTCTGGCTGGACCTGTCCCAGAACCACCTGCACACCCTCCTGCCACGTGCCCTGGACAACCTCCCCAAAAGCCTGAAGCATCTGCATCTCCGTGACAATAACCTGGCCTTCTTCAACTGGAGCAGCCTGACCCTCCTGCCCAAGCTGGAAACCCTGGACTTGGCTGGAAACCAGCTGAAGGCCCTAAGCAATGGCAGCCTGCCATCTGGCACCCAGCTGCGGAGGCTGGACCTCAGTGGCAACAGCATCGGCTTTGTGAACCCTGGCTTCTTTGCCCTGGCCAAGCAGTTAGAAGAGCTCAACCTCAGCGCCAATGCCCTCAAGACAGTGGAGCCCTCCTGGTTTGGCTCGATGGTGGGCAACCTGAAAGTCCTAGACGTGAGCGCCAACCCTCTGCACTGTGCCTGTGGGGCGACCTTCGTGGGCTTCCTGCTGGAGGTACAGGCTGCCGTGCCTGGGCTGCCCAGCCGCGTCAAGTGTGGCAGTCCGGGGCAGCTCCAGGGCCATAGCATCTTTGCGCAAGACCTGCGCCTCTGCCTGGATGAGACCCTCTCGTGGAACTGTTTTGGCATCTCGCTGCTGGCCATGGCCCTGGGCCTGGTTGTGCCCATGCTGCACCACCTCTGCGGCTGGGACCTCTGGTACTGCTTCCACCTGTGCCTGGCCTGGCTGCCCCACCGAGGGCAGCGGCGGGGCGCAGACGCCCTGTTCTATGATGCCTTCGTGGTCTTTGACAAAGCTCAGAGTGCTGTGGCCGACTGGGTGTACAACGAGCTGCGGGTGCAGCTGGAGGAGCGCCGTGGGCGCCGCGCACTGCGCCTGTGCCTGGAGGAGCGAGACTGGTTACCTGGCAAGACGCTCTTCGAGAACCTGTGGGCCTCAGTCTACAGCAGCCGCAAGACCCTGTTTGTGCTGGCCCACACGGACCGTGTCAGCGGCCTCTTGCGTGCCAGTTTCCTGCTGGCCCAGCAGCGCCTGCTGGAGGACCGCAAGGACGTTGTAGTGCTGGTGATCCTGCGCCCCGATGCCTACCGCTCCCGCTACGTGCGGCTGCGCCAGCGCCTCTGCCGCCAGAGTGTCCTCCTCTGGCCCCACCAGCCCCGTGGGCAGGGCAGCTTCTGGGCCCAGCTGGGCACAGCCCTGACCAGGGACAACCACCACTTCTATAACCGGAACTTCTGCCGGGGCCCCACGACAGCCGAATAG
- the TLR9 gene encoding toll-like receptor 9 precursor (The RefSeq protein has 4 substitutions compared to this genomic sequence), with amino-acid sequence MGPRCTLHPLSLLVQVTALAATLAQGRLPAFLPCELQPHGLVNCNWLFLKSVPHFSAAAPRANVTSLSLLSNRIHHLHDSDFVHLSSLRTLNLKWNCPPAGLSPMHFPCHMTIEPNTFLAVPTLEELNLSYNSITTVPALPDSLVSLSLSRTNILVLDPTHLTGLHALRYLYMDGNCYYKNPCQGALEVVPGALLGLGNLTHLSLKYNNLTEVPRSLPPSLETLLLSYNHIVTLTPEDLANLTALRVLDVGGNCRRCDHARNPCRECPKDHPKLHSDTFSHLSRLEGLVLKDSSLYNLDARWFRGLDRLQVLDLSENFLYDCITKTTAFQGLARLRKLNLSFNYHKKVSFAHLHLAPSFGHLRSLKELDMHGIFFRSLSETTLQPLVQLPMLQTLRLQMNFINQAQLSIFGAFPGLLYVDLSDNRISGAARPVAITREVDGRERVWLPSRNLAPRPLDTLRSEDFMPNCKAFSFTLDLSRNNLVTIQSEMFARLSRLECLRLSHNSISQAVNGSQFVPLTSLRVLDLSHNKLDLYHGRSFTELPRLEALDLSYNSQPFTMQGVGHNLSFVAQLPALRYLSLAHNDIHSRVSQQLCSASLCALDFSGNDLSRMWAEGDLYLRFFQGLRSLVWLDLSQNHLHTLLPRALDNLPKSLKHLHLRDNNLAFFNWSSLTLLPKLETLDLAGNQLKALSNGSLPSGTQLRRLDLSGNSIGFVNPGFFALAKQLEELNLSANALKTVEPSWFGSMVGNLKVLDVSANPLHCACGATFVGFLLEVQAAVPGLPSRVKCGSPGQLQGHSIFAQDLRLCLDETLSWNCFGISLLAMALGLVVPMLHHLCGWDLWYCFHLCLAWLPHRGQRRGADALFYDAFVVFDKAQSAVADWVYNELRVQLEERRGRRALRLCLEERDWLPGKTLFENLWASVYSSRKTLFVLAHTDRVSGLLRASFLLAQQRLLEDRKDVVVLVILRPDAYRSRYVRLRQRLCRQSVLLWPHQPRGQGSFWAQLGTALTRDNRHFYNRNFCRGPTTAE; translated from the exons ATG GGCCCCCGCTGCACCCTGCACCCCCTTTCTCTCCTGGTGCAGGTGACAGCGCTGGCTGCGGCTCTGGCCCAGGGcaggctgcctgccttcctgccctGTGAGCTCCAGCCCCACGGCCTGGTGAACTGCAACTGGCTCTTCCTGAAGTCCGTGCCCCACTTCTCGGCGGCAGCGCCCCGGGCCAACGTCACCAGCCTCTCCTTACTCTCCAACCGCATCCACCACCTGCACGACTCCGACTTCGTCCACCTGTCCAGCCTACGAACTCTCAACCTCAAGTGGAACTGCCCGCCGGCTGGCCTCAGCCCCATGCACTTCCCCTGCCACATGACCATCGAGCCCAACACCTTCCTGGCCGTGCCCACCCTGGAGGAGCTGAACCTGAGCTACAACAGCATCACGACCGTGCCTGCCCTGCCCGACTCCCTCGTGTCCCTGTCGCTGAGCCGCACCAACATCCTGGTGCTAGACCCCACCCACCTCACTGGCCTACATGCCCTGCGCTACCTGTACATGGATGGCAACTGCTACTACAAGAACCCCTGCCAGGGGGCGCTGGAGGTGGTGCCGGGTGCCCTCCTCGGCCTGGGCAACCTCACACATCTCTCACTCAAGTACAACAATCTCACGGAGGTGCCCCGCAGCCTGCCCCCCAGCCTGGAGACCCTGCTGTTGTCCTACAACCACATTGTCACCCTGACGCCTGAGGACCTGGCCAATCTGACTGCCCTGCGCGTGCTTGATGTGGGGGGGAACTGCCGCCGCTGTGACCATGCCCGCAACCCCTGCAGGGAGTGCCCAAAGGACCACCCCAAGCTGCACTCTGACACCTTCAGCCACCTGAGCCGCCTCGAAGGCCTGGTGTTGAAAGACAGTTCTCTCTACAACCTGGACACCAGGTGGTTCCGAGGCCTGGACAGGCTCCAAGTGCTGGACCTGAGTGAGAACTTCCTCTACGACTGCATCACCAAGACCACGGCCTTCCAGGGCCTGGCCCGACTGCGCAGCCTCAACCTGTCCTTCAATTACCACAAGAAGGTGTCCTTTGCCCACCTGCACCTGGCACCCTCCTTTGGGCACCTCCGGTCCCTGAAGGAGCTGGACATGCATGGCATCTTCTTCCGCTCGCTCAGTGAGACCACGCTCCAACCTCTGGTCCAACTGCCTATGCTCCAGACCCTGCGCCTGCAGATGAACTTCATTAACCAGGCCCAGCTCAGCATCTTTGGGGCCTTCCCTGGCCTGCTGTACGTGGACCTATCGGACAACCGCATCAGCGGAGCTGCAAGGCCAGTGGCCATTACTAGGGAGGTGGATGGTAGGGAGAGGGTCTGGCTGCCTTCCAGGAACCTCGCTCCACGTCCACTGGACACTCTCCGCTCAGAGGACTTCATGCCAAACTGCAAGGCCTTCAGCTTCACCTTGGACCTGTCTCGGAACAACCTGGTGACAATCCAGTCGGAGATGTTTGCTCGCCTCTCACGCCTCGAGTGCCTGcgcctgagccacaacagcatcTCCCAGGCGGTCAATGGCTCTCAGTTTGTGCCGCTGACCAGCCTGCGGGTGCTGGACCTGTCCCACAACAAGCTGGACCTGTATCACGGGCGCTCGTTCACGGAGCTGCCGCGCCTGGAAGCACTGGACCTCAGCTACAATAGCCAGCCCTTTACCATGCAGGGTGTGGGCCACAACCTCAGCTTCGTGGCCCAGCTGCCCGCCCTGCGCTACCTCAGCCTGGCGCACAATGACATCCATAGCCGAGTGTCCCAGCAGCTCTGTAGCGCCTCACTGTGCGCCCTGGACTTTAGCGGCAACGATCTGAGCCGGATGTGGGCTGAGGGAGACCTCTATCTCCGCTTCTTCCAAGGCCTAAGAAGCCTAGTCTGGCTGGACCTGTCCCAGAACCACCTGCACACCCTCCTGCCACGTGCCCTGGACAACCTCCCCAAAAGCCTGAAGCATCTGCATCTCCGTGACAATAACCTGGCCTTCTTCAACTGGAGCAGCCTGACCCTCCTGCCCAAGCTGGAAACCCTGGACTTGGCTGGAAACCAGCTGAAGGCCCTAAGCAATGGCAGCCTGCCATCTGGCACCCAGCTGCGGAGGCTGGACCTCAGTGGCAACAGCATCGGCTTTGTGAACCCTGGCTTCTTTGCCCTGGCCAAGCAGTTAGAAGAGCTCAACCTCAGCGCCAATGCCCTCAAGACAGTGGAGCCCTCCTGGTTTGGCTCGATGGTGGGCAACCTGAAAGTCCTAGACGTGAGCGCCAACCCTCTGCACTGTGCCTGTGGGGCGACCTTCGTGGGCTTCCTGCTGGAGGTACAGGCTGCCGTGCCTGGGCTGCCCAGCCGCGTCAAGTGTGGCAGTCCGGGGCAGCTCCAGGGCCATAGCATCTTTGCGCAAGACCTGCGCCTCTGCCTGGATGAGACCCTCTCGTGGAACTGTTTTGGCATCTCGCTGCTGGCCATGGCCCTGGGCCTGGTTGTGCCCATGCTGCACCACCTCTGCGGCTGGGACCTCTGGTACTGCTTCCACCTGTGCCTGGCCTGGCTGCCCCACCGAGGGCAGCGGCGGGGCGCAGACGCCCTGTTCTATGATGCCTTCGTGGTCTTTGACAAAGCTCAGAGTGCTGTGGCCGACTGGGTGTACAACGAGCTGCGGGTGCAGCTGGAGGAGCGCCGTGGGCGCCGCGCACTGCGCCTGTGCCTGGAGGAGCGAGACTGGTTACCTGGCAAGACGCTCTTCGAGAACCTGTGGGCCTCAGTCTACAGCAGCCGCAAGACCCTGTTTGTGCTGGCCCACACGGACCGTGTCAGCGGCCTCTTGCGTGCCAGTTTCCTGCTGGCCCAGCAGCGCCTGCTGGAGGACCGCAAGGACGTTGTAGTGCTGGTGATCCTGCGCCCCGATGCCTACCGCTCCCGCTACGTGCGGCTGCGCCAGCGCCTCTGCCGCCAGAGTGTCCTCCTCTGGCCCCACCAGCCCCGTGGGCAGGGCAGCTTCTGGGCCCAGCTGGGCACAGCCCTGACCAGGGACAACCACCACTTCTATAACCGGAACTTCTGCCGGGGCCCCACGACAGCCGAATAG
- the TWF2 gene encoding twinfilin-2: protein MAHQTGIHATEELKEFFAKARAGSVRLIKVVIEDEQLVLGASRELMGCWDQDYDRAVLPLLDAQQPCYLLYRLDTQNAQGFEWLFLAWSPDNSPVRLKMLYAATRATVKKEFGGGHIKDELFGTVKDDLSFAGYQKHLSSCAAPAPLTSAERELQQIRINEVKTEISVESKHQTLQGLAFPLQPQAQRALQQLRQKMINYIQLKLDLERETIELVHTEPTDVAQLPSRVPRDAARYHFFLYKHTHEGDPLESVVFIYSMPGYKCSIKERMLYSSCKSRLLDSVEQDFQLEIAKKIEIGDGAELTAEFLYDEVHPKQHAFKQAFAKPKGPGGKRGHKRLIRGPGENGDDS, encoded by the exons ATGGCGCACCAGACCGGCATCCACG CCACCGAAGAGCTGAAGGAGTTCTTTGCCAAGGCACGGGCTGGCTCTGTGCGGCTCATCAAAGTCGTCATTGAGGACG AGCAGCTCGTGCTGGGTGCCTCACGGGAACTGATGGGCTGCTGGGACCAGGACTATGACAGGGCCGTGCTGCCGCTGCTGgatgcccagcagccctgctaccTGCTCTACCGCCTGGACACGCAGAACGCGCAGGGCTTCGAATGGCTCTTCCTCGCCTGGTCACCTGATAATTCCCCT GTACGGTTGAAGATGCTGTATGCAGCCACACGGGCCACAGTGAAGAAGGAGTTTGGGGGCGGCCACATCAAGGATGAGCTCTTTGGGACTGTGAAG GATGACCTCTCCTTTGCTGGGTACCAGAAGCATCTGTCGTCCTGTGCAGCACCCGCCCCGCTGACCTCAGCCGAGAGAGAACTTCAGCAGATCCGTATTAACGAG GTGAAGACAGAGATCAGTGTGGAGAGCAAACACCAGACCCTACAGGGCCTGGCCTTCCCTCTGCAGCCTCAGGCCCAGCGGGCACTTCAGCAGCTCAGACAGAAGATGATCAACTACATCCAGCTG AAGCTGGACCTGGAGCGAGAGACCATTGAGCTGGTGCACACTGAGCCCACGGATGTGGCCCAGCTGCCGTCTCGAGTGCCCCGCGATGCTGCTCGCTACCACTTCTTCCTCTACAAGCACACCCATGAGGGTGACCCCTTGGAGTCTGTGG tgttCATCTACTCGATGCCGGGCTACAAGTGCAGCATCAAGGAGCGCATGCTCTACTCCAGCTGCAAGAGCCGCCTCCTCGACTCCGTGGAGCAGGACTTCCAGCTGGAGATCGCCAAGAAG ATTGAGATCGGCGATGGGGCAGAGCTGACGGCCGAGTTCCTCTACGACGAGGTGCACCCCAAGCAGCACGCCTTCAAGCAGGCCTTCGCCAAGCCCAAGGGCCCCGGAGGCAAACGGGGCCACAAACGCCTCATCCGTGGCCCTGGCGAGAATGGGGATGACAGCTAG